The Pirellulales bacterium genome includes a window with the following:
- the infC gene encoding translation initiation factor IF-3 translates to MNEQIRITPVRVISAEGEQLGIIPTEQALGVAREAGLDLVEVAPNERPPVCRIMDFGKFKYQQKKRQHKSQAHHSKIKEIRVRPKTGEHDIEVKVHRAREFLAHKDKVIVSVVFRGRELAHVEEGQRVIKQVLTSLEDIGKVESPPSQQGRRITCILAPK, encoded by the coding sequence GTGAACGAACAAATCCGCATTACACCTGTGCGGGTCATCTCGGCCGAAGGAGAGCAGCTAGGCATTATCCCCACCGAACAAGCGCTCGGAGTGGCGCGCGAGGCGGGACTGGACCTGGTGGAAGTCGCTCCTAACGAGCGCCCCCCTGTCTGCCGGATCATGGACTTCGGCAAGTTCAAGTACCAGCAGAAGAAACGGCAGCACAAGAGCCAGGCGCACCACAGTAAGATCAAAGAGATTCGCGTTCGTCCCAAAACGGGCGAGCACGATATCGAGGTCAAGGTTCACCGGGCACGTGAGTTTCTCGCCCACAAGGATAAGGTGATCGTCTCGGTCGTCTTCCGCGGTCGCGAGTTGGCGCACGTCGAAGAAGGGCAGCGCGTCATCAAGCAAGTGCTGACCAGCCTGGAAGACATCGGCAAAGTCGAATCGCCTCCCAGCCAACAAGGGCGGCGCATCACCTGTATCCTGGCGCCGAAGTAG